One window of Colius striatus isolate bColStr4 chromosome 16, bColStr4.1.hap1, whole genome shotgun sequence genomic DNA carries:
- the LOC133626904 gene encoding somatomedin-B and thrombospondin type-1 domain-containing protein-like — protein MCPVIPCVVSQWSVWSGCAEPCKTTYRVRRRHIIQEPRNGGQPCPALEERAGCVEHWTREGAECKQPLIPALITTGGFGKARKKRAAADGNERAGTSIVCGCINPPHLGVLVAITPGCSHSHHSYTHWMQYLREGHTACVECQHPALDSSSLHCYGDGSGSTKNQLLHWQAVGNPQCKGTWKRIRQLDTCSCPSVHSFLFI, from the exons TTATCCCCTGCGTTGTGTCTCAGTGGAGTGTCTGGAGCGGCTGTGCAGAGCCTTGCAAGACAACGTATCGTGTTCGGAGGAGGCACATCATCCAGGAGCCCAGGAATGGAGGACAGCCTTGTCCTGCCCTGGAGGAGAGGGCTGGCTGCGTGGAGCACTGGACTCGGGAAGGAGCAGAGTGCAAGCAGCCCCTAA TCCCAGCATTAATAacaacaggagggtttggaaaagcaaggaagaaaagagctGCAGCTGATGGCAATGAAAGAGCAGG AACTTCCATAGTATGTGGCTGCATCAATCCCCCTCACTTGGGT GTGCTTGTGGCCATCACGCCGGGCTGCTCGCACAGCCACCACTCCTACACTCACTGGATGCAGTACCTCAGGGAGGGCCACACTGCCTGCGTGGAGTGTCAGCACCCAGCCTTGGACTCCAGCAGTCTGCATTGCTATGGGGATGGCAGTGGAAGCACGAA GAATCAGCTGTTGCACTGGCAGGCAGTAGGGAACCCTCAGTGCAAGGGAACCTGGAAGAGAATTCGCCAGCTGGACACTTGCTCCTGTCCTTCTGTTCACAGCTTCTTGTTCATCTGA